caaaggtcctgatttcaattcccagcaatcacatggtatcttacaaccatctgtaatgggatcagatgccctcttctggtgtgtctgaagacagtgacagtgtactcatatgcataaaataagtttttaaaaaaaatctttccgaACTCAGTGATCCTGAACTATTAGCTCTAAAGTAAATCACAAAAATGGTATTTTACTAGACTAACCCATATTCCTTTTATGTAGCATGTAACAGAACATAGCACACAGTAGCATCTAGTGTCTCCAACAGTTAGGAAAGCTTACACtttttaataattaatgatgGTACCTGGTGAACTCTTGGACAGCTTCTATTTTGGGGTGGTAGACAACAATTCGTTTTTTCAGCATCAATGCTGTGTGTAAGATAACAGTTTCCATTCCAAATTGAGATAcaatgtcttaaaataaaaagataacattatattaaatacataatgGCATAAAGTTTTCAATAAATAGAATTCTTGTCTAATAAatacaaaatcattttaaatacacCAGATACATTTAGGCAAATGCTATTAAGTGTAGACATACTTCATTTGGTGGATGGGTATGTTTATTCATGCGCGTTTACCAGGATCTATATCATTGTTGCCAGCAATGCCCCATAGGGATTCTGTGCTGGATGTACAGATAGACCAGACTCCTAAAGAAGTGCAACAAATAATACAAAGGAGAGCCAACATTTTTCAGTGTCATTAAAACATCTTGAAGAATACCCAACCTCGACCCAATGCTCAGGAACCACTAAAGATGGCAAATGGAGAGCAGTGGGCACTGTTAAAGGATGTGAAGGAGGGCAGCtccactttcagaggaccccCAAGATCTGTGACTTATCTCTAGGATTAAAGACTGTGCCCAAGGCTGGAGTTCACTAGAAGGAAGAGCTAATGACAAGGATGTGAGGAAATAAAAACTATGCAAGTCAGTGGAGACTGTGAGCCATGAATTTAGCTAAAATAACATTTCTATAAGAGATACAACATAGAAAAGATTGTcacaaaatatgttttctttgacAGAATTCTAAGTAAGTAAGTCAGTAAGAGCTGATGTACTCTCCTGTGTAAGAAATGCAGGTTAAAGCAACCCTGGCTTGGAGCTTTTGTTGTTGGCCagggttttcctttctttcctttcttacctTTGATGGAGCCAGCAAGGTATGCCTTTCGACCATCAAAGTCTCTACTAAGGAAAGAGCCATTTTCTTCACTCTGGCAAATCCCCTTGGTGAGAACTGCAATGTAACTCTCCATCATTTTAACTGGACTtccatatttcaaatatattctgtgagaaaagacaaaaagtgACAATGTTTTTTATGCAAAATGAGTAATGTGGAGAAAGGCACCAAGGGTAGACACTGGTATTTTCTAGATTATAAAATAATCTGGCAGCATTTCCAAATGTATAAACCAGCCCACAGCATTTCTTCTCTATGTTACTTTGAAATACAACACTTGACAGATATGGACCATTTCTCTGAGGAATGTTCTTTCCTGCTATCAGATGTAGTCCCTATACAGGGGAACTAACAATGGCTTCCCAAGGCTGTGTTACTCCCGGGAATATtacattcttatttctttttatgactTATGCTCATAACTGGTGTTCTCAGACATGCAACTCTGTTTTATTGCCTCAACTTCCTTTAACAAGGAGTTCAAGGTATTGTTCACAGAGAAAGCAGTAATTAGCTATAGAACCTATGCTTATTATAAGCAATCTTAGAAGTAACTACATTTAAATGATTAAGAAATCTATGCTCTTTAAAGTTTTCAGTGATAAATACACACATCTTACTTCCAAAAATGCTGACAGGAAGCCAGATGCATTCATAGTGCCCAAGTGAAGTCTCTTCCCTTCAAATTCCTTCCTGTGAACAACTAAGACtacttctcttttatttataGGCACTGATCCATTGTTTAGAGACAATGTCACTCTGTAtactctggctatcctagaacttgccaTCTGGAACAGACTAGCCTCAGACTCAagagagatccacttgtctctgcctcctgagtgctggaattaaaggcctaaCTAAGCCACTATGTCTGGCTTAGAGCTACATTTTGCTTGAGAAACTTAACTGATGGCTATAATTCAGTAGGTTATATTGGGGGTATACTTCAGTCAAGAGTAAGTCTAGCCTAGTCTGATCGGCAattaggaataaaaaaaaaagagagagatcacTGGACATACTTGGGCCTTTCAGAAGCTGAtgtaatagaaaacagaaaattaaactgAAAACTGATTTTTATATCTGACTACTTGAAAATTATATTGtagactgaaaaaaaatctagttgAACTGATTACTAAATACTTACTTACTATTCCAAGCTACAAACTGAGAAAAAAACGGAGAGCAATAAATATTGTAAGCTCTTAGGTATGGCCACCAACCCAGTATTTAAACACAAGCTTATACAAAAGGATGTTACAGGGATCATGTGAACTGGGACTGGAGAAGAAGCAGGGAGGAATCTTGAATTTTATTGTAGATTCCTCTGTATCACTGATACTTTTTACAAaagatttacatatttttcttttctgtgcatTTGTTTTGCCGGtagatgttggatcccctgaagctaGAATTACAGACTATTGTGATGTAGGTGCTAGAgactgtggaagagcagccagtgctcttatgcACTatgccatctatccagccccatAATCGATactttttttattatgtgtttcttaataaaaaaattgtcgccgggcggtggtggggcacgcctgtaatcccagcactctgggaggcagaggcaggtagatttctgagttcgaagccagcctggtctacagagtgagctccaggacagccagggatatacagagaaaccctgtcttgaaaaaaccaaataaaaaaaaaaaaacaaaattgtcaACATAATGAATAGAAATCAACTATAGTAATGGAGATATCAAACATAAAATTGATGACAACCCTGGGCCATTAAAGACAGCAAAGAACGACCCCCTTGAAATGACTGTGGGAAAACCACACAGTGTATCTCAGAGGACCATGTTTAGACAGTAACCTTCAGGCCTGCATACTTGGCCTGTGCAGCAGATTCCAGGTGTGTACAAAACCCCACTAGCCAAAGGGACTAGGGATGCCACCCAGAAACTGAATTTGTGAGTGGCCTCTGCTACATGTCAGAGATAGGAAACACATCTCACTGATTCACTCTCCAGAAATCAATGTAAGTACCTTTACATTTACCTCACCATCATGAAAAAGTATCTGTCCATAAGTGTACATAAAGACATCAGACATGTGTGTGGGGACATGAGAACACATATGAAGCTAAACATGTGGAAGCAGGAAGCATGGGGATTGAGGAAGTGGCTGGCAACTGCCGAGTCGTTATGTCTTCTACCCTGTGACAGGATACGAGGATGTGCAATGTCATAACACTGTGTACTACAGAAACTTGACATCTTCTCAGCTTTCTGAGGTGGAAGTGGTATCTGAAGCGACTCTGCCTTCTGAACTCCAAAATACTTCCTGCTCAGTTCAGCTGAGTAACTATGCCTGACTAGTTCAGACGATTGCGTTGGGAAGAGTCAAGCATTTTAGAAAACACTTCTACAGTTTTCGGTTTATAACTTCTGGATTTCAACCCTTCTATCAATAATATCACCTATGTCAGTGCCACAAGAACAATATCTGCTTCTGTTCCACAGTGAGCCTTATGCCTGGAATTCAGCCCTATAGTATGGTTATTTACATAAACAGTAAAACCTCTCTTTGTTAAAATACAATCTAACTGAAATTTTTAAGTAATcaagttctctttttaaaattttgctttgttgtgcatatgcatgtgtatggagTACATATGTATAAAAGACCAAAAAAGCAACCatttattaggaaaaacaattcCCTTCAGCAAatatgtaaattttttaaaaacagaatttaacTAAATTTGGGGTGATTTGACTTTTACAGCacaataaatttgtttttaataaatctgaaaaaaatattgGATGAGAAAGCTAAAAcatatgacatttaaaattgCATGTTAGTTAGTGATActaaaaaaaacaggaaaactaaAATGTTGGGAAAGCCATAATTAAAAAGCCAATGTTTCTAATATATAAGAAAgattggggggctggagagatggctcagtggttaagagcactgactgctcttccagaggtcctgagttcaattcccagcaaccacatggcctATTGATATCctattctggtatgtctgaagacagctacagtgtactcatatatatataataaataattctttaaaaagaaaaaaagaaagattggaATATACTAAAAGTAACAAGCAATTTGAGATGCCCAAGAACTATAAAAGCTGGACAAATTGCTTCTTCTTCTACCCTGGTCCATTTCCCCAAATCAGGGGATAAACCCACAAAACAAAGTCTCACTCTACAGATCAGACTCTGCAAAGCCAAAATGAATCAAGTCAGTTAGACTGAAAGCTGAATTTGCTTCCTTCATGTGGACATTTGCTGGGTCACTACTAAATAAAATCTTCATTTTGGTGAATTATCATTTAACATAGTTTTCATACAGACCTACACAATATCCTAGTGAAGGCGGCATATTTCTCTGGGTTAAAATCTTTGGCGGTCAGAACAATAGAAAAATGAGTCACCTgtccaaaagaaacaaacaaacaaaagcatggttttTAAAGATACTAAATAGAATTCAATAGATACTTGCTATAACAGATTAATTGTATTAATCTATTCTAACAAACCTCTTGAACACAATGTAGTTAAATTAGAAAGATAAAAATGCCAAGTCTTTACTTGCTTCTCtatccttattttattttggaacagtctctctgtgtaggcctTAAACTGGAGACCTTTAGCCTCAGCCTTCTAAGACACTGGGATTATATGTGTATGCCAATGTGCTCTAttgaaaaacatatattttaaactatttctaaatcttattgtttttaaaaatctgagacACTGTTGTGATATGAATGCTGCTGTAATCTAAAATATGGGCTACAGCCACTTGCTGcatcaagatttttcagaaagaaatgaaggaggtagagcaatggcttagcagttaaagcATTTGCTACTCTTGTAGCAAGTTTGAGTCCCAGCAGccacagagcagctcacaactgcctttaacttCACCTCCAGGGggtcttctggcctctaaagACATCTGtactcacacaggcatgcatgcacacaaataaaagtaaaaataaaatttgaaagaaaacaaaacaacaaacccacCAAACTGAATATACATGAGTCATGCCATCACAATCTGTAATGGAGGCACTTGGGAAGTAAAGACAGAAGGATCAAGAGTTTAAAGCAAGCCTCAGCTATATAGTATGAGACCACCCTGGGTtatgaaagaccttgtctcaaaacaaaccatcaaagagaaaagaatgtaCTGAATAAGACCCAACAATCTTATAATACATTGAAACTAACAAACTTGCATTTTCTAAGAATCCTATAACTGTTTCTAAATGACTTACTAGTTTGTACTAGGAAAGCAGTTAATGCTATTCTTTGCATTCTGGACACACTTCATAGGGTCCCATTATGGCTCAAAAATTAACCCTGAAAAGTAAAAAGAGGCACCCCAAGTACCTCAGGGAGGTGTTTCCTTATTCTTTCTCTTGGAAAACTCTGCTTGCTTTAAGTTAGAAACTACGTAAtttagttgggcagtggtggtgcatgcctttaatcctagcactggggagtcaggggcaggtggatctcttgagtttgaggccagcctggtctaccaaaaGAGTTCCATTACAACCagagatacatagagaaacctggaaaaaaaaaaaaaagataaaaagaaacctCATAGCATAGTCACCAAGTCACACTGATACTCAACTACTATAATAAACATACCAATAAAAGTCTAAGTATGAAAAGATTTTCTTAGTAATCATTTTAAATTCATAATGAATCTTTATCATCtacaagtaaattaaaaaatttcttAACTCAATCAAGAATAATTATAtcctttaaaacagtttttaaggGGCTGAAGAGGTAGttcagtgcttaagaacactggctactcttccagaggacctgggttttatATCCAGAATCAACATGGTTATACATGACTATTTctaactccaatcccaggagaTCCAAAATCTTCTGATTTTTTGCAGGCAGTAGACACACGTATATTTATATAGACATACATTCATGCAAAACACctctacatataaaaataaattttaaaaaaattaaaaagtttttaaatagcTCTTTCCTTTTGCAGTCATACTGTATCACAACCACTAAGCAAGAACTGCAAACAGTATTTCAATGTACCTTCTCACATTTGGAACAAGATCATGTCTTCCCCTCTTTCTAAAGAGCTATGGCAGAAGTATAATGTTGGGTCTATGCCCATTCAAAATGATAATGAAATTTAGGTCGTTCAAGGACACACAAAAGCCAGCAGATGGCAAAGTGGTCCAAGTGTACAGGAAGAAATACATCATTTACACTGAAAGCTAATAGCACAACTGTACATATGGGCGTCCACCCCAGCAAGATAGTTATCACCGGACTAAAGCTGATGATGAGATCCTGAAGAGGAAAGCCAAGTCCTGACAGGTAGGAAAGGAGAAGGGCAAATACAGGGAAGAAATGACTTGAGGAGATACAGTAGAACATTTCATACatgacaaagttaaaaaaaaagaaaataggggctggagagatggctcagtagttaagagcaccaactgctcttgcagagttccttagttcaattcccagcaaccacatggtggctcacaaccatctgtaatgggatctgatgacctcttctggtgtgtctgaagagagcaacagtgtactcatatacataaaataaataaataaatctttaaaaatgtttttaaaagctgggcggtgttggcgcacgcccgtaatcccagcactctgggaggcagaggcaggcagatttctgagttcgaggccagcctgggctacagagtgagttccaggacagccagggctatacagagaaaccctgtctcgaaaaaaccaaatccaaaaaacaaaacaaaaaccaaaaccaaaaaaaaaaaaaaaagtttaaaaaaatggaatgcattatatagttcaggctggtcttgaacttctgcaATCCTACTGCATGAACcttagagctgggattacagacatttgCTATCGCTCCCAGTTTCTAAAatagttttgtgtttttgaaaaaGGTCTTACTATataactcaggctagcctggaactccctgtggaaaccaggctggcctcaaactcacagagatccacctgccccccaagtgctgggattacacatgtaATACACCATACCCAGCCCTAAAATAGTTTTCAATTACAGAAAACAGTTCTCACTTTTATTCAGTATTACTCTGAAACTGCCCTACAGCTCTAGTCCATCAGGCTGTAACTATGAGAGACTATATATCCTCAAACTGTTCAGCATGCAACTAACCACAATGGATACCAGTCTtcatatatcgaatgaaatattAAAGGGAATAGTTTCAGTGAAAATAAGATTTAATGTTATCAAGTGCATATCAGACAGAATCTAGAGTTTATATTTGTAAGTCTAGTtatttttttgttggttggttggttttgttttgttttatcctgaGGCAGTCATACCTTTTTcaaaactgaagaatctggaaCTTCAACTGTAGTGACATAAAACCATGTTCTTCTGTACTGACCAAAGACAAAAGGGTGGAGAAGTTTGTTTTCACCAGTTAGGCAGCATTTTCGGAGCAGAAGATTCCTTAATGAGGCTGTCGTGGAAGGATAACACCACACCCACAGAACTTCTCCATTAGTGTCCTTTTCTATGGTGGAAAGATGGTCACTGTGAGAATGTCAAACAGCAGCAAGGAAGTGAATTGATTGGTTACTCAGAAACGTTTTGTGGAATCAGTTTTAACACCCCACTTTACAAAGCAACCCAGATCTTGAGACCCAAAATTCCTATCAACTCACAATTTGCATATGCTTGGTTGAGTCACAGGACATGGTCAATTGCAACTTTAAACTCCAGATTCTCTTATCTCCTAAAACTTGAGATTCCAAGGTATCTTGTAATCTCAAGGTCATGAAAACAAGGCATCACTATCACTTTGTTTTTAGGTTACCTAAGCAaagcaggtaaaagtgcttgctgccaagcccgatGATCTGTGTTTGATCCCTGGGCCACACATGGTCAAAGGAGAGCACTGGCTCCCAAAACCTGTCCTcagactcacatacacaaataaataattaaacctATAATGAAAAACTAGCCTTAGATATTTGGTAAGATTCTCTATCATCTCTCACAAAATGGTTATTGCCTTTGTTTTTATGCAACTGGAAGAAtctttaataaaatacataaaaaagagTTGTTAAAGGGAAaaatgaagggctggagagatggctcagtggttaagcacactgagttctgggaattgaacttaggacttgtacaggtcctgagttcaatttccagcaaccacatggtgacttacaaccatctataatggaatttgatgccctcttctggtgtgtctgaagagagcaactaTGTActtaatacataaatcttttttttttaaagggaaaaatagaGAGGCCTAGGTATACAGGCAGAGCTATTTGAAGCCCTGAGTTAGATCTTTAATTCCCCCTTCCCCAGCAATGAAGGAGATGGTAAAACcttaaattttccatttttctcattgctggggactaaacccaatggatctttttttttttaatttattgatatatttatttacatttcaaatgatttccccttttctggacccccactccccgaaagtcccatcagtccccttccctccccctgttttcccacccaacccttcccacttccctgttctgattttgctctatactgcttcactgagtcttttcagaacaaggggccactcctccgttcttgtacctcatttgatgtatggattatgttttgggtattccagttttctaggttaatatccacttattagtgagtgcataccatgattcaccttttgagtctgggttacctcacttagtatgatgttctctagctccatccatttgcctaagaatttcatgaattcattgtttctaatggctgaatagtactccattgtgtatatataccacattttttgcatccactcttctgttgagggatacctgggttctttccagcatctggcaattataaatagggctgctatgaacatagtagagcatgtatccttattacatggtggggaatcctctgggtatatgcccaggagtggtatagcaggatcttctggaagtgaggtgcccagttttcggaggaacctccagactgctttccaaaatggttgtaccaatttgcaaccccaccagcagtggaggagtgttcctctttctccacatcctcgccaacacctgctgtctcctgaatttttaatcttagccattctgactggtgtaaagtgaaatctcagggttgttttgatttgcatttccccaatgactaatgaagttgagcattttttaaggtgtttctctgccatccgaagttcttcaggtgagaattctttgtttaactctgtaccccattttttaatagggttgtttggttttctggagtctaacttcttgagttctttatatatattggatattagccctctatctgatgtaggattggtgaagatcttttcccaatttgttggttgctgatttgtccttttgatggtgtcctttgccgtacagaaactttgtaattttatgaggtcccatttgtcaatactacagagcaatagtgttaaaaactgcatggtattggtacagtgaccagcaggcagatcaatggaacaggattgaagatccagaaatgaacccacacacctatggccacttgatcctcgacaaaggggctgaaaacatccaatggaaaaaagatagccttttcaacaaatggtgctggttcaactggaggttagcatgcagaagaatgcgaattgatccatccttgtctccttgtactaagctcaaatccaaatggatcaaggacctccacataaagccagacattctgaagctaatagaaaagaaactggggaagaccattgaggacatcggtatagggagaaagtttctgaatagaacaccaatagcatatgctctaagatcaagaacccAATGCATCTtaaatgcttgtttgtttgttttttgtttttttgttttgttttgtttttttgagacagggtttctctgtatagccccggctatcctggaactcactctgtagaccaggatggccttgaactcagaaatctgcctgcctctgcctcccaagtgctgggattaaaggaatgcaccaccactgcccagccccaaagagtttgtttgttttttgttttttgtattgtgCATCTTAAATTCTAAGCAAGAGTTCTACCACTTTGCCAAATTTTTAGTAGTTGATATCTATAGATTTGTGTCACTATGCTTCTGATAACCCCTTTACTtagaaacaaattttttttttttttgagacaggatttccctgtgtagccttggcttttctgaaactttcctacattgaccaggctggccttaaaactCAGAGCTCTCCACCTGCTGCCTCCCAAGAGTTAAACACCTTAGAAACAAATAacctcagcctggtctacagagtgagttccaggacagccagggctacacagagaaaccctgtctcaaaaaaccaaaagagaagaaaagaaaagaaaagaaaaaaaagatccttTAAgtgcatgtaaaaataaaatctaagggAAAAGGGAGAATAAAAACTAAAGAGCTGTTGAACGAGTAAATATgttgagatttttttgttgttgttgttttgtttgttttgttgggacagagttttctatgtagccctggatgtcctggaactctgtagaccaggctggctttgaactcagagatctgcctacctctgcctccagagtgctaagattaaaggcgtgcaccaaccCCTGGTTGTTTGTAAGTCATTTTTATCTTCACAGTTTAACTCAACCTTAATGTTGAAGTGCTGACAGGTCCAAGGTACTTAGGTTTTCTtttcaaacaatttaaaaattccaTTAGAAATGAATGCAAGAGGACTAGAGatagctctgcagttaagagcactggctgttctttaaGAGGGCTGGGTTATATTTACAGCACCTACATGAGAGCTCACAACTGGCTCCAAGTCCAGAGGATCTAATGATCTCTTCTGAACTGGGAACCAGGCATGCATAAAGTGCACAAACATACAGTCTGGCAAACATTCataccaaaaaaattaaatttacacaaaaagaaaaagtgaatacAGGATAAAGACACTCCTTTGAGATCCTGAAAAATAATTACAGCAGTTATTTGGTAAGCCTAAGCAATGTGATTGCACTCTGCCAAGAACAATGGTGTCCTACGTGTATTAGAACCTCAGGAGAGAGACTATTCAAAGGAATTTACAAAAGTCCATTCATTCATGCAGTGCGGTTCTGTCACGTACCACTTGCTTGGGTTGTCAAGGTTCACACATAGTTTGGACTATATAAAGATAGCTATGAATTTCCTCCGCATGAATTCCTATTAACTAGCCGGGGTCCCACATGTGACCATGAAGGAAAGAAATCCAGAACATCTAGATCAACTGACACGAAGTTCTCCACCGTGGGAGTGGAGGCTCGGGGTCACACTGCACGGGTTTCAACATCGTTCGGTTCTGCCAGTTTCTGGCATGTCCTGCCAATGGCACCCTAGGCTCCTGGCGTGTCACCCACACTCCCGGGAAGCCGCAAACAAGCACAGCCGGGCCCTAGCTCTCCAACCCATAGTCCCAAAGCCGGCCTTCAACGAAGAGTATCCAGCCCCGCCCGCCAGCCCGCAGGCCCCAAGTCAGCCAGGCGCAAGGAGGCCGAAGTCCTCCGCCCAAGTCTAGCCCCCTCCCTGGAGGAgcagcccggggggggggggttcccagaacccaggcgGAGCTGCGGCATGGCCTGGCAGACAGAGAGAGCCTGCTTCCTCACCGATCAGCCCGACTCCGAGCATCAGCTGGGTGTCCATTGCCACAACAGCAGCCATCTTCCGCTGCTACCGGCTCTGCACTGCAGGCCTCCTCTTGGCCACGCCCATACACAAGTCCCGTCCCTTCCGGCAGGGTGCAGCAGGCCCTACAAGTGCTGCCCCAGGCTTCCCTCTCCTGGCCAAACTTCCTTCTTGCAGCCCTTCAGCACTTAGGTCCTTGTTCCATCACAGGGACATATCCAGCCATTTCACCCCTCAGTTTGTCTAGTACCTTAAAGATGGAGTGTCCGTTCACTGAttcattacaaaaacaaataataattggagaaattatttgaaaaactGTTTTGCTGCTCTGAAGGGAAAGGGTTGCCCTATAGAAGTGTTAGTTTCCCCAATCCAAGTGTAACAGCTCTGCTCTGTCAGGGGATGATGTCCCCAGCTTTCTCTGCTCCGAGGGGTATCCTGGCAATCCTTTGGTGCCTCCAATCCTGGGAGCCAAAAAGTACAAAGTCACATCACACAAGAGATTTAATTGGGGGGAGGAGGTGAATCCAGGAGGGTGGCTGCCTCTATTCAGCAGGAAACTAAGCAAAAGACAGGGTTTATATAGGGTTTCTTGGGAGACTGGGCTTTCCAGGGTGGGTATTGGTAGGATTTCAAATCTCAGAGTTAGCTTATGGATTAGTGGGAATCTGTTTCTTGGCCCTGGACAAGTCTGGGTCAGAGTGTTCTTTCCCAGGCCCTTTTTACCCTACATAATATTTGTtggaaatgctcaacttcctaaAGTCATGACCTTGAAAGTCAGGATTTCAATACATTAATTTGGAGGGTGTG
This portion of the Apodemus sylvaticus chromosome 1, mApoSyl1.1, whole genome shotgun sequence genome encodes:
- the Dennd10 gene encoding DENN domain-containing protein 10 isoform X1, whose translation is MAAVVAMDTQLMLGVGLIEKDTNGEVLWVWCYPSTTASLRNLLLRKCCLTGENKLLHPFVFGQYRRTWFYVTTVEVPDSSVLKKVTHFSIVLTAKDFNPEKYAAFTRILCRIYLKYGSPVKMMESYIAVLTKGICQSEENGSFLSRDFDGRKAYLAGSIKDIVSQFGMETVILHTALMLKKRIVVYHPKIEAVQEFTRTLPALVWHRQDWTILHSYMHLHAEELESLQMCTGYIAGFVELEVSNRPDLYDVFVNLADSEITIAPLAKEAMMMGKLHKEIGQLIVQSAEDPEKSDSQVIQDIALKTKEIFTHLAPFSEVSDDGGKVVLNVEALKQKRFPPATENFLYHLAAAEQMLKI
- the Dennd10 gene encoding DENN domain-containing protein 10 isoform X2, whose protein sequence is MAAVVAMDTQLMLGVGLIEKDTNGEVLWVWCYPSTTASLRNLLLRKCCLTGENKLLHPFVFGQYRRTWFYVTTVEVPDSSVLKKVTHFSIVLTAKDFNPEKYAAFTRILCRIYLKYGSPVKMMESYIAVLTKGICQSEENGSFLSRDFDGRKAYLAGSIKDIVSQFGMETVILHTALMLKKRIVVYHPKIEAVQEFTRTLPALVWHRQDWTILHSYMHLHAEELESLQMCTGYIAGFVELEVSNRPDLYDVFVNLADSEITIAPLAKEAMMMGKLHKEIGQLIVQSAEDPEKSDSQVIQVGEMAQRLRAPTALPEVLGSIPSNHMVAHNHM